The proteins below come from a single Chryseobacterium sp. MA9 genomic window:
- a CDS encoding M56 family metallopeptidase → MEAILLYFGKTILCSGVTFLYYQLSLKDKTFHHYNRFYLLAAIVMSLLLPLIKVDDFTIEVNNDMYMLLDKIQNFNSEKNINNGNLYFNIIFSALGLVSLYFLGKLIYGIFKIQQFKKQFQKESFDGINFYRTDLSEAPFSYFKNLFWKNAITLHSDIGKQILKHEMVHIQQKHSFDKIFIEIITSVFWFNPFFHIIKKEINLIHEYLADKKAVQQSDTKAFAQMLLASHFSGTQLPAASPFLSSNLKKRLKMLQKPKTKFGYARRILALPVLFTVAFAYLVNAKNREIEETNLSIKKVVSEIKKDTVRPEKSVQGNITGLKSVSPEDHTKLTELEKKIKEKEKELKGLDPESDAFSDKIEEISNLASEIGEMAAKVEVDEYFNSAEWKNQMKELENMDPLDKKELRKIKREAKKAEREAARAVKQIVPPTPPNAPDEPQAPKAPKVVYFKNNNTLYYKDLSSKEKEEVRKAMAEAKTAMKEAAKARVEGEKARIEGERARIEGERARAEGDRIRKEGIRIRIDGDKIRREHEKLRIEAEKIAQNFRGGNFSMTTSSPNVIVMNADFIKRDGNGNILMNGVKKFNIGGADDKYKYYIDGREVSKDDVNALNSANISKVMVNSQKNGEVSKGEVRIETKK, encoded by the coding sequence ATGGAAGCAATACTTTTATACTTTGGGAAAACTATTTTATGTTCGGGTGTAACATTTTTGTATTACCAGTTGTCTTTAAAAGACAAGACATTCCATCATTATAACAGATTTTATCTGTTGGCAGCAATCGTGATGTCGCTGCTGCTGCCACTCATTAAAGTAGATGATTTTACGATAGAGGTAAATAATGATATGTATATGCTTCTTGATAAGATTCAGAATTTTAATTCAGAAAAAAATATAAACAATGGTAACCTTTATTTTAACATTATTTTTTCAGCTCTGGGACTGGTTTCTCTCTATTTTTTAGGGAAACTTATCTATGGGATTTTCAAAATCCAGCAGTTTAAAAAGCAGTTTCAGAAAGAAAGTTTTGACGGGATCAATTTTTACCGTACAGATCTTAGCGAAGCTCCGTTTTCATATTTTAAGAACCTTTTCTGGAAGAATGCCATCACACTGCATTCTGATATCGGAAAACAGATTTTAAAGCATGAGATGGTACATATTCAGCAGAAACATTCCTTTGATAAGATTTTTATCGAGATTATTACTTCTGTTTTCTGGTTCAATCCGTTTTTTCATATCATCAAAAAAGAAATTAATCTCATCCACGAGTACCTGGCTGATAAAAAGGCCGTACAACAATCGGACACCAAAGCATTTGCGCAGATGCTTTTAGCAAGCCACTTTTCCGGAACACAGTTGCCTGCTGCCAGTCCGTTTCTAAGTTCAAACCTTAAAAAAAGACTTAAAATGTTACAAAAACCAAAAACCAAGTTCGGATATGCGCGAAGAATTCTTGCATTGCCGGTGTTATTTACCGTAGCTTTTGCTTATCTGGTAAATGCGAAGAACAGAGAAATTGAAGAAACGAATCTTTCCATTAAAAAAGTAGTTTCAGAAATCAAAAAAGATACGGTAAGACCTGAAAAATCTGTTCAGGGAAATATAACAGGATTAAAATCTGTATCACCGGAAGATCATACAAAACTGACCGAGCTTGAGAAAAAGATAAAAGAAAAAGAGAAAGAGCTGAAAGGATTGGATCCGGAAAGTGATGCCTTCAGTGATAAAATTGAAGAAATAAGTAACCTGGCATCAGAGATAGGAGAGATGGCTGCCAAAGTTGAAGTTGATGAATATTTCAATTCTGCTGAATGGAAAAATCAGATGAAGGAACTTGAAAATATGGATCCTCTTGATAAGAAAGAACTTCGTAAAATAAAAAGAGAGGCTAAAAAAGCGGAAAGAGAAGCTGCAAGGGCAGTAAAACAAATCGTTCCTCCCACACCACCTAATGCACCAGATGAACCTCAGGCTCCAAAAGCTCCGAAAGTAGTTTATTTTAAAAATAATAATACCCTCTACTATAAGGATCTGAGCTCTAAAGAAAAAGAGGAAGTACGTAAGGCAATGGCAGAAGCTAAAACAGCTATGAAAGAAGCAGCAAAAGCCAGAGTGGAAGGGGAGAAAGCCAGAATAGAGGGAGAAAGAGCCAGAATAGAAGGAGAAAGAGCGAGAGCTGAAGGAGATAGAATACGAAAAGAAGGTATAAGAATACGAATTGATGGGGACAAAATAAGAAGAGAACACGAAAAATTACGTATTGAAGCAGAAAAAATAGCCCAGAACTTCAGAGGAGGTAACTTTTCAATGACCACTTCTTCTCCTAACGTTATTGTAATGAATGCTGATTTCATCAAAAGAGATGGTAATGGGAATATTTTAATGAACGGAGTGAAAAAATTTAACATTGGAGGAGCTGATGACAAATACAAATATTATATTGATGGAAGAGAGGTTTCTAAAGATGATGTGAATGCTTTGAATTCTGCCAATATTTCAAAAGTAATGGTCAACAGCCAGAAGAATGGTGAAGTAAGTAAAGGAGAAGTAAGAATTGAGACAAAGAAATAA
- a CDS encoding BlaI/MecI/CopY family transcriptional regulator translates to MKIQTLTKAEEQVMQYLWKIEKGFLKDVLDLFPDPKPHTNTVSTILKVLKDKEFVDYRVHGRQHEYFPLVSKEQYSGKTMKSLVKNYFKGSYKSAVSFLVEKNEMTVEDLEMLLDELKKKD, encoded by the coding sequence ATGAAAATTCAGACTTTAACAAAAGCAGAAGAGCAGGTAATGCAGTATTTATGGAAAATAGAAAAAGGATTTCTAAAGGATGTCCTTGATCTTTTCCCGGACCCGAAACCGCATACCAATACGGTCTCTACCATTTTAAAAGTATTGAAAGACAAAGAATTTGTAGACTATCGTGTACATGGAAGACAGCATGAGTATTTTCCGCTGGTTTCAAAGGAACAGTATTCCGGAAAAACCATGAAAAGTCTTGTGAAAAACTATTTTAAAGGATCCTACAAAAGTGCCGTTTCATTTCTGGTAGAAAAAAATGAAATGACTGTAGAAGATCTTGAGATGTTATTGGATGAACTCAAAAAGAAAGATTAA